One window of the Chryseotalea sp. WA131a genome contains the following:
- a CDS encoding helix-hairpin-helix domain-containing protein: MEKLKALIRNFFAFSKKETNAFLILLPLMALLIFSEPLYRYFFTHQKQDFSSDKQKLDSLVSVLKDSVKVEAEPTFDLKSFDPNKAPQSELVSLGFSEGLAKRLVNYRSKGAKFILKKDLLKLYGMDNSLYNRLYPYIQLPDRLADSTPPAAKLSKKLANENVRINLNVADTAQLKRVYGIGDKLSQRIIKYREKLGGFVSMSQLKEVYGLDSTVVEDVAKDFFVESTFQPKKVKINVAKHDELANHPYINRALARAIEAYRFQHGNFAQLDDLRKVQLMKSETLQKLKPYLSFDP; the protein is encoded by the coding sequence ATGGAAAAATTAAAAGCTCTAATCAGAAATTTCTTTGCGTTTTCTAAAAAGGAAACCAATGCTTTTTTAATTCTGTTGCCACTGATGGCTTTGCTAATTTTTTCTGAACCTCTTTATAGATACTTCTTTACTCATCAAAAACAAGATTTTAGTAGCGATAAACAGAAATTGGATAGTTTGGTCTCTGTACTGAAAGACAGTGTAAAAGTAGAAGCTGAGCCAACCTTTGATCTCAAATCATTTGACCCGAACAAGGCCCCTCAATCCGAATTGGTTTCCCTGGGCTTTTCAGAAGGGTTGGCCAAACGCTTGGTCAACTATCGAAGCAAAGGGGCAAAATTCATCTTAAAAAAAGATTTGCTTAAGTTGTATGGAATGGACAATTCACTGTACAATAGATTGTATCCATATATTCAATTGCCCGATCGATTGGCCGACAGCACGCCACCTGCGGCCAAACTTTCGAAGAAACTAGCTAATGAAAACGTAAGGATTAATTTAAATGTGGCCGATACGGCTCAATTGAAAAGGGTATATGGCATTGGCGATAAATTATCACAGAGGATTATCAAATACCGCGAGAAGTTAGGCGGTTTTGTTTCCATGAGTCAATTGAAAGAAGTGTATGGATTGGATTCCACCGTAGTGGAAGATGTGGCGAAAGATTTTTTTGTGGAATCAACGTTTCAACCCAAAAAAGTAAAAATTAATGTAGCCAAGCACGATGAGTTGGCCAATCACCCTTACATCAACCGCGCTTTGGCCAGAGCCATTGAAGCCTATCGATTTCAGCATGGAAACTTCGCTCAATTAGACGACCTTCGTAAAGTGCAATTGATGAAGTCAGAGACCCTCCAAAAATTGAAACCGTACCTTTCCTTTGATCCCTGA
- the ftsH gene encoding ATP-dependent zinc metalloprotease FtsH, giving the protein MADKEREKKITPPKLPKTNYQTWLILALIVVIFVISRLVNSGELVEIQQSRFEDMVQSKDIKKIVLLPEQKLVEITLKPEALQNAKYKQEVEKNSNALGTNVNGPHYKYMVPSVDKFIEKYDQLTKEIPRNDKVDLRTENRIDYTSQLISWGLLILLIFGFWMIMRRMTGGGGPGGQIFNIGKSKAALFDAENKVKITFADVAGLEEAKEEIKEIVDFLKTPQKFTKLGGKIPKGALLVGPPGTGKTLLAKAVAGEAAVPFFSLSGSDFVEMFVGVGAARVRDLFKQAKEKAPCIVFIDEIDAIGRSRGRGQMPGANDERENTLNSLLVEMDGFATDSGVIILAATNRPDVLDSALLRPGRFDRQISIDKPDISGREQIFKVHLKPIKMSKSVDIKKLAAQTPGFAGAEIANVCNEAALIAARRDRAEVEMQDFQDAIDRVIGGLEKKTKIISPEEKKIVAYHEAGHAVAGWFLEHADPLVKVSIVPRGVAALGYAQYLPKEQFLYQTEQLTDEMCMTFGGRAAEEIIFDKISTGALSDLERITKMAYSMVTVYGMNKEIGNMSFYDSKQSDYNFSKPYSDATAQRIDQEVKKIIDNAYNRTKDLLTHHREHLEIIAKELLEKEILFQADLERLIGKRPFAGQTTYEKFTNGTPEKVEEPAKAEPTIEPTK; this is encoded by the coding sequence ATGGCAGATAAAGAAAGAGAAAAGAAGATTACCCCTCCTAAGTTACCAAAGACCAATTACCAAACGTGGTTAATATTGGCACTTATCGTTGTGATTTTTGTCATCAGTCGCCTCGTAAACAGTGGTGAATTAGTAGAGATTCAGCAAAGTAGGTTTGAGGACATGGTTCAGTCGAAAGACATTAAGAAAATAGTGTTATTGCCTGAACAAAAGTTAGTTGAAATCACACTCAAACCAGAAGCATTACAAAACGCCAAATACAAACAAGAAGTTGAAAAAAACTCCAACGCTCTTGGCACGAACGTAAACGGGCCGCATTATAAATACATGGTGCCCAGTGTGGATAAATTTATTGAGAAATATGATCAACTTACTAAAGAAATTCCACGGAATGATAAAGTGGATCTTCGAACAGAGAACCGCATTGACTATACCAGTCAGCTTATTAGCTGGGGACTTTTGATCTTATTGATTTTTGGTTTTTGGATGATCATGCGCAGAATGACGGGCGGTGGTGGACCCGGTGGGCAAATATTTAATATCGGCAAATCCAAAGCTGCGTTGTTTGATGCTGAAAACAAGGTAAAGATTACGTTTGCCGATGTTGCTGGCTTGGAAGAAGCCAAAGAAGAAATAAAAGAAATTGTGGATTTTTTAAAGACTCCTCAGAAGTTTACCAAGTTGGGTGGCAAAATCCCGAAAGGTGCTTTGTTGGTAGGTCCTCCAGGTACGGGTAAAACATTATTGGCGAAAGCCGTGGCAGGCGAGGCAGCCGTGCCCTTCTTCTCTTTATCAGGATCAGATTTTGTAGAAATGTTTGTAGGAGTAGGAGCAGCGCGTGTTCGCGATTTGTTTAAGCAAGCAAAAGAAAAAGCTCCGTGTATTGTATTCATTGATGAGATTGATGCCATTGGCCGATCACGTGGAAGAGGTCAAATGCCCGGTGCCAATGATGAGCGCGAAAACACGTTGAACTCGTTACTTGTAGAAATGGATGGTTTTGCAACCGACAGTGGTGTTATCATATTGGCGGCCACCAACCGGCCTGACGTATTGGATTCAGCTTTGTTGCGACCGGGCCGTTTTGATCGGCAAATAAGCATTGACAAACCAGACATCTCCGGCCGCGAACAAATATTCAAAGTCCACTTGAAGCCCATCAAAATGTCGAAGTCAGTAGACATTAAGAAATTGGCTGCTCAAACACCTGGCTTTGCAGGTGCTGAAATTGCCAACGTGTGTAACGAGGCCGCTTTGATTGCTGCCCGCAGAGATAGGGCCGAAGTAGAGATGCAAGATTTTCAAGATGCCATCGACCGAGTTATTGGTGGATTGGAGAAGAAAACAAAAATCATTTCGCCTGAAGAGAAAAAAATCGTTGCCTACCACGAGGCAGGCCATGCGGTTGCGGGTTGGTTTTTAGAACATGCCGATCCGTTGGTGAAAGTTAGCATTGTGCCACGCGGTGTGGCCGCTTTGGGGTATGCGCAATACTTGCCAAAAGAACAGTTCCTTTACCAAACCGAACAACTTACCGATGAAATGTGCATGACCTTTGGTGGCCGTGCAGCCGAAGAAATTATTTTTGATAAGATTTCAACAGGCGCGTTGAGCGATTTGGAGCGAATCACCAAAATGGCCTACAGCATGGTAACCGTGTATGGTATGAACAAAGAGATTGGCAACATGTCTTTCTACGATTCGAAGCAATCGGATTATAATTTTAGCAAACCTTATTCGGATGCTACCGCTCAGCGAATTGATCAGGAGGTGAAAAAAATAATTGACAATGCCTATAACCGCACCAAAGATCTGCTCACGCACCATCGTGAGCATTTGGAAATCATTGCCAAAGAGCTCTTGGAAAAAGAAATTTTATTCCAAGCGGATCTTGAGCGCTTGATTGGTAAGCGACCTTTTGCAGGCCAAACTACCTATGAGAAATTTACAAATGGAACGCCTGAAAAAGTTGAAGAGCCAGCTAAGGCTGAGCCAACCATTGAGCCGACTAAGTAA
- a CDS encoding Uma2 family endonuclease translates to MEVKEPDLSGSYTYSDYLSWRWSEMVELIQGKIYKMSAPTSTHQTVTGELFRQIANHLKGKKCKVFVAPFDVRLPKSTYKKQDDEITTVVLPDICVICNPTKIDEKGCLGAPDWIIEILSKNTSQKDLREKFEVYQEAGVYEYWIVHPNEQTVFIYLLESGKYKSTDHPYVKDDKVASLTLPELEIDLGEVFENP, encoded by the coding sequence ATGGAAGTTAAGGAACCCGATTTGTCAGGCAGCTATACTTATTCCGATTACTTATCTTGGCGATGGAGTGAGATGGTTGAACTTATTCAGGGCAAGATTTACAAAATGTCTGCCCCTACCAGTACTCACCAAACTGTCACTGGAGAACTATTCAGACAAATTGCTAATCACCTAAAGGGGAAAAAATGCAAGGTGTTTGTTGCCCCTTTTGATGTTCGCCTTCCTAAATCAACTTATAAAAAGCAAGATGATGAAATCACCACCGTGGTTCTGCCTGATATTTGCGTAATCTGCAACCCCACAAAAATTGATGAGAAGGGTTGCTTAGGTGCGCCCGATTGGATCATTGAAATACTATCTAAGAATACCTCCCAGAAAGACCTCCGCGAAAAATTTGAAGTGTATCAAGAAGCTGGTGTATATGAATATTGGATTGTCCACCCCAATGAGCAAACTGTTTTTATTTATTTATTGGAATCCGGAAAATACAAATCAACCGATCACCCCTATGTAAAAGACGACAAAGTAGCCAGTCTTACTTTACCCGAATTAGAAATTGATTTGGGCGAGGTTTTTGAAAATCCTTAA
- the rsfS gene encoding ribosome silencing factor translates to MSKKKKIADSEKLSKAVVSGMQEKKAQDIVVMDMRDTKNAIADFFVICSGSSDKQVEAIARSVDEEVEKKLKENPWHMEGKNNKEWVILDYITVVVHIFKKDKREFYALEKLWGDAHITEIPD, encoded by the coding sequence ATGTCCAAGAAAAAGAAGATTGCCGATTCGGAAAAATTAAGCAAGGCTGTGGTGTCCGGAATGCAGGAGAAAAAAGCCCAAGACATAGTAGTGATGGACATGCGGGATACAAAAAATGCCATTGCCGACTTTTTTGTGATTTGCTCCGGTAGCTCAGATAAACAAGTAGAAGCCATTGCTCGCTCCGTAGATGAAGAGGTAGAGAAAAAACTTAAAGAAAATCCCTGGCACATGGAGGGGAAAAACAATAAAGAATGGGTAATTCTCGACTATATCACCGTGGTGGTACATATCTTCAAAAAAGACAAGCGCGAGTTTTATGCATTAGAGAAATTGTGGGGAGATGCCCATATCACGGAAATACCCGATTAG
- a CDS encoding biotin--[acetyl-CoA-carboxylase] ligase — MYKILANTLFFGKNVVYVPECHSTNTLLVEMVEKANMMEGTLVITNHQLKGRGQRGNSWEAEPGLNLTFSILLRPSFLTVAEQFFLTQAISTGLGDYWQSRIHLGTKIKWPNDIVINDKKVTGILIENSLAGNSIQQSVVGIGVNINQERFANPKATSLKQLVGHPFDLQQELNSLLEKLEYRYLQLRAGKRDELQREYLNQLYRIGEKHFFRINGKPVEGMIVGIDPIGQLKLVMEGGERTFGLKEIEFL; from the coding sequence TTGTATAAAATCCTTGCCAATACCCTCTTCTTTGGTAAAAATGTAGTTTATGTGCCAGAATGTCACTCTACCAACACATTATTGGTAGAGATGGTTGAGAAGGCAAACATGATGGAAGGTACTTTGGTGATAACCAATCATCAATTGAAGGGTAGGGGGCAGCGTGGAAATAGCTGGGAGGCTGAGCCCGGCTTGAACTTAACTTTCTCCATTTTGCTGCGCCCCTCATTTTTAACTGTGGCCGAGCAGTTTTTTTTAACACAGGCGATATCGACCGGCTTGGGCGATTATTGGCAATCAAGGATACACCTTGGAACAAAAATTAAATGGCCTAACGACATTGTGATAAACGACAAGAAGGTGACGGGTATTTTGATCGAAAATTCTTTGGCTGGAAATTCCATTCAACAAAGTGTAGTGGGAATAGGTGTGAACATCAACCAAGAGCGTTTTGCCAACCCTAAGGCAACATCTCTAAAGCAATTGGTTGGTCACCCGTTCGATTTGCAACAAGAGTTGAATAGCTTACTCGAAAAATTAGAGTATCGGTACCTTCAGCTTCGTGCGGGCAAGCGCGATGAATTGCAGCGCGAATATCTGAATCAACTCTACCGAATTGGAGAGAAGCATTTCTTCCGAATCAACGGAAAACCAGTAGAAGGGATGATTGTGGGCATTGACCCAATCGGGCAATTGAAATTGGTGATGGAAGGGGGAGAGAGAACTTTTGGCTTGAAAGAAATTGAGTTTTTATAA
- a CDS encoding ABC transporter permease, translating to MLEYIIKIKRDVKNIFQDRWVWRMAWRDGRHNFSRLFLFIASLITGIAAVVAISSLNYSLQEELDRNAKELLGADLVINSSKKFTVELTKAIDSTEVKIAGDADMASMVMFMHTKESRLIKLTAFQGEFPFYGELEVFPPDAYFKMKMGRFAMLDESLATQFNVSNEDSLKIGNTVFKVAGIVKKIPGGGGLSATLAPAVYISLKELDSTGLVQYGSRVNYSLYLKTKSEEETKQIIEKIKPLSKKLGFGYETVQARRDGLGQGFKSVYQFFSLLAFVALILGCIGVASSVHIYAREKRDEVAILRCVGSSGWQAFNIYFIQIFVLGVIGSLIGAVLGVVIHQVIPIAFKEYIPLKLQFAISIRAIVEGIALGGIVSMLFSLLPLMAVRFVPPLTVLRADFNPAKVFSKARWAATIAVVVFPILAAAYQTKSFVSGGLFSVGLALALGCLTLVAIALLWTVRKYFPSNASFVFRHALSNLFRPNNQTRVLMVTIGLGAFIIATLNIIQNSLLNQVEFTGNKNQSNTILFDIQPSQKEGVLKLMKDQNLPINQLVPIITCRLSALKNRTVDEIQKDTTSIPEWALTREYRITYRDSLSKSGSEKLVKGEIQKFQKGKKDSIYVTISEGMHETLRLEIGDSLAFNIQGVEMWVRVAGIRKVEWPKDPPNFLFVFPNGVLENAPQIFVATTRIDSTATSSKFQQALVTNFSNVSLIDLRLVLSTVDELFKKVGLVVRFLALFSIVTGLVVLAGAVINSKFVRMKENVLLRTIGARTHQLTKITLIEYGYLGLFSALTGMILSLGGGWLLCKFFYQIDFAVNWVELLLISAGVILLTMFIGWFNSREVISSPPLQVLRKEN from the coding sequence TTGTTAGAGTACATCATCAAAATAAAGCGAGACGTAAAAAACATTTTCCAAGACCGTTGGGTGTGGCGAATGGCCTGGCGCGATGGGCGTCATAATTTTTCGCGATTGTTTTTATTTATTGCCTCCCTCATCACAGGCATTGCTGCGGTGGTAGCGATTTCATCACTTAATTATTCCCTGCAAGAAGAACTCGACCGCAACGCAAAAGAATTGTTGGGTGCAGATTTAGTCATCAACTCCAGCAAAAAATTTACCGTTGAACTTACCAAGGCCATTGATTCCACAGAAGTTAAAATCGCGGGTGATGCCGACATGGCTTCGATGGTGATGTTCATGCACACCAAAGAATCGCGGTTGATCAAGTTAACAGCATTTCAAGGAGAGTTTCCTTTTTATGGTGAACTAGAAGTGTTTCCGCCAGATGCGTATTTCAAAATGAAGATGGGTCGTTTTGCGATGTTGGATGAATCGCTCGCTACACAATTCAACGTAAGCAATGAAGATTCTTTAAAAATCGGGAACACGGTGTTTAAAGTGGCAGGAATTGTTAAGAAAATTCCGGGAGGTGGCGGATTAAGTGCTACGCTTGCACCGGCCGTTTACATTTCATTGAAAGAACTGGACTCAACTGGTTTGGTACAATACGGAAGCCGCGTGAATTATAGTTTGTATTTGAAAACCAAATCTGAGGAAGAAACCAAGCAGATTATCGAAAAGATAAAACCACTATCGAAGAAACTTGGCTTTGGCTATGAAACAGTACAAGCTCGCAGAGATGGATTGGGTCAGGGCTTTAAATCGGTATATCAATTTTTTTCGCTTTTAGCTTTTGTCGCCTTGATTTTAGGATGCATTGGCGTGGCAAGTTCGGTGCATATTTATGCGCGCGAAAAACGAGATGAGGTAGCGATATTGCGGTGTGTCGGTTCATCGGGCTGGCAGGCATTCAATATTTACTTTATTCAGATTTTTGTATTGGGTGTCATTGGCAGTTTAATAGGCGCTGTGTTGGGCGTGGTAATTCATCAAGTCATTCCGATAGCCTTCAAAGAATACATTCCCTTAAAGTTACAATTCGCCATTTCCATTCGCGCGATTGTGGAAGGGATTGCTTTGGGTGGAATTGTGTCAATGTTGTTTTCGCTTTTGCCATTGATGGCAGTGCGGTTTGTGCCACCACTTACTGTTTTGCGTGCAGACTTCAATCCCGCTAAAGTATTCTCGAAAGCACGATGGGCAGCTACGATTGCTGTTGTGGTATTTCCGATTTTGGCGGCTGCCTATCAAACCAAAAGTTTTGTTTCTGGAGGATTGTTCTCCGTTGGCTTAGCCTTGGCGTTGGGTTGTTTGACGCTGGTAGCAATTGCGTTGTTGTGGACCGTAAGAAAATATTTTCCTTCCAATGCTTCGTTTGTCTTTAGACACGCATTATCCAATTTATTCAGGCCCAACAACCAAACGCGTGTGCTGATGGTAACAATTGGGTTGGGCGCGTTTATTATTGCCACCCTGAATATCATTCAAAATAGTTTGCTCAACCAAGTGGAGTTTACGGGCAATAAAAATCAATCGAATACTATCTTGTTTGATATACAGCCCTCGCAAAAGGAAGGTGTTTTAAAATTAATGAAAGACCAAAACCTTCCCATCAATCAACTGGTACCCATTATCACGTGCCGATTGAGTGCCCTTAAAAATCGAACGGTAGATGAAATTCAAAAAGATACGACCTCTATTCCTGAATGGGCGCTAACCCGTGAATACCGAATTACCTATCGTGACAGCCTGAGCAAGAGTGGTTCCGAAAAACTGGTAAAAGGTGAAATACAGAAATTTCAAAAAGGAAAGAAAGACTCTATCTATGTAACGATTTCAGAAGGCATGCATGAAACGCTACGCTTGGAAATAGGAGATTCGCTGGCGTTCAATATCCAGGGAGTTGAGATGTGGGTGCGCGTAGCTGGCATTCGCAAAGTGGAATGGCCAAAAGACCCGCCTAATTTTTTGTTTGTATTCCCTAATGGGGTATTGGAGAATGCGCCACAAATATTTGTGGCAACAACACGTATCGACAGCACCGCTACTTCCAGTAAATTTCAACAGGCATTGGTCACTAATTTTTCCAACGTTTCCTTGATTGATTTGCGATTGGTGCTCAGCACCGTTGATGAATTGTTTAAAAAGGTGGGATTAGTGGTTCGCTTTTTGGCGCTGTTTAGTATTGTTACAGGTTTAGTGGTGTTGGCGGGCGCAGTCATCAATAGTAAGTTCGTGCGCATGAAAGAAAACGTTTTGTTACGAACCATCGGAGCGAGGACTCACCAACTGACAAAGATTACTTTGATTGAGTATGGCTACCTTGGGTTATTCTCAGCCCTTACGGGGATGATTCTTTCATTGGGCGGAGGCTGGTTGCTCTGCAAGTTTTTCTATCAAATAGATTTTGCTGTAAACTGGGTAGAACTATTGCTCATCAGTGCCGGAGTGATTTTACTTACAATGTTCATCGGGTGGTTCAACTCACGCGAGGTGATTTCAAGTCCGCCTTTGCAGGTATTGAGGAAGGAGAATTAA